The Rhodocytophaga rosea genome has a segment encoding these proteins:
- a CDS encoding IS5 family transposase has protein sequence MQERFFELTDCEWEIIKEVVDNQRKIKHDKRVILNAILWLLTTGSQWRNMESKYPPWQTIYYHYRQWKKRGIIEELLAFLAIRERKKAGRQALPSVLAIDSQSVKIVQFTSQDKGIDGNKKVNGRKRHLAVDCLGIPWAVHVTAAHVSDTTAGYELAAKLKGKSCRLHTLKADNGYKDTFVEEIERDYGWKVEIVQKPESVKGFVPAGGRWVVERSYGWLNFKRRLSRDFEKSTESSEAMLQLAFIDTLLKRKPV, from the coding sequence ATGCAAGAAAGATTCTTCGAACTCACTGATTGTGAGTGGGAAATTATCAAGGAAGTAGTAGATAACCAAAGAAAAATCAAACATGACAAACGTGTTATTCTTAATGCTATTCTATGGCTACTTACTACAGGTAGTCAATGGCGCAACATGGAAAGTAAATACCCACCCTGGCAAACCATTTATTACCATTACAGGCAGTGGAAGAAGCGAGGCATCATCGAAGAGCTGTTGGCTTTTTTAGCAATCAGAGAAAGAAAAAAAGCAGGCCGACAAGCCTTGCCAAGCGTGTTAGCTATTGATAGTCAAAGTGTAAAGATTGTACAGTTTACTTCCCAAGACAAGGGCATAGATGGCAACAAAAAGGTGAATGGCAGAAAAAGACATCTAGCAGTGGATTGTTTAGGTATTCCTTGGGCTGTGCATGTAACAGCCGCCCATGTGTCAGACACTACAGCCGGTTATGAGTTAGCAGCTAAGCTGAAGGGTAAGTCTTGCCGCCTACATACACTAAAAGCAGATAATGGCTACAAAGATACCTTTGTAGAAGAGATAGAAAGAGACTATGGATGGAAGGTAGAAATTGTACAAAAGCCTGAAAGCGTAAAGGGCTTTGTGCCGGCAGGAGGCCGTTGGGTGGTAGAACGCAGTTACGGATGGCTCAATTTTAAGCGTAGATTGAGCCGTGACTTTGAGAAAAGCACAGAAAGTTCGGAAGCTATGCTACAATTAGCCTTTATTGACACACTGCTTAAAAGAAAACCAGTATAA
- a CDS encoding DUF3459 domain-containing protein — translation MRKTHPALHNYDKSTIQAKVVQETLILVRRQSGDQACICLYNFSDAMATYTVDEKYHTWQKNLDSCGQQWQNPEENSLLSGSTLPDEISIGNELTVHSWSMVMYSSKH, via the coding sequence TTGCGAAAAACGCATCCGGCCTTACATAATTATGATAAAAGTACCATTCAGGCAAAAGTAGTGCAGGAAACATTGATTCTGGTTCGGCGTCAATCCGGCGATCAGGCTTGTATATGTTTATATAATTTTTCCGATGCCATGGCTACTTATACAGTGGATGAAAAATACCATACCTGGCAAAAAAATCTAGATTCTTGTGGGCAACAATGGCAGAATCCGGAAGAAAACTCCTTACTTTCCGGAAGTACTTTGCCTGATGAAATCAGTATTGGAAATGAGTTAACAGTGCATTCCTGGAGTATGGTAATGTACAGCAGTAAGCATTAG
- a CDS encoding alpha-amylase family protein — MFWLSAYHLDGLRLDAIHTVYDNGAIHFWEYTSEKVKELSRKTGRTIHLIAESDLNSPKVINSPKMGGFGFDAQWLDDFHHALYVLLDKKGQQYFSDFGAMEQLCKAIEKGFVLSGEYVQFRKRKYGRSSEGIPGDKFIVFSQNHDQIGNRMLGERLSILISFEALKLAAAAVILSPYIPMFFMGKSMGKKIHFYTLLATQNLS; from the coding sequence TTGTTCTGGCTTTCTGCCTACCACCTGGATGGCCTGCGTCTGGATGCCATTCATACCGTGTACGACAATGGAGCTATCCATTTCTGGGAATATACTTCAGAAAAGGTAAAGGAATTGTCCAGAAAAACAGGTCGCACTATACACCTGATTGCAGAGAGCGATCTGAACAGCCCAAAAGTGATTAATAGTCCGAAAATGGGAGGATTTGGCTTTGATGCCCAGTGGCTCGACGATTTTCACCATGCTTTATATGTGCTGCTCGATAAAAAAGGGCAACAGTATTTTTCCGACTTTGGAGCAATGGAGCAATTATGCAAAGCGATTGAGAAAGGATTTGTGCTTAGCGGTGAATATGTACAGTTCCGCAAACGAAAATATGGCCGTTCTTCGGAAGGAATTCCTGGCGATAAATTCATTGTGTTTTCGCAAAACCACGACCAGATTGGCAACCGTATGCTGGGTGAACGCTTATCCATCCTGATCTCTTTTGAAGCCTTAAAGCTGGCAGCAGCAGCGGTTATACTTTCTCCCTATATTCCAATGTTTTTTATGGGGAAGAGTATGGGGAAGAAAATCCATTTTTATACTTTATTAGCCACTCAGAACCTGAGTTAA
- a CDS encoding alpha-amylase family glycosyl hydrolase has protein sequence MKVGTEYLGDGKCSFTVWAPEKNTATVHIVSPKEQFLEMNKTKEGYFQLTVENIYPGATYFYRLDSGQDLPDPASHFQPEGVHGPSQVIDHSNYQWKDKVWKGIESKDMILYEMHLGTFTPEGTFNSMIDRLADLADTGINAIEIMPISQFPGNRNWGYDGVHPYSVQNSYGTPDDLRQLVDACHAHGIAVILDMVYNHLGPEGNYFGLFGPYFTDAYKTPGVRLSILTVTTRMAYGISLQKMLCSGFLPTTWMACVWMPFIPCTTMELSISGNILQKR, from the coding sequence ATGAAAGTCGGCACGGAATATCTGGGAGATGGGAAATGCTCATTTACAGTGTGGGCACCTGAAAAAAATACTGCTACAGTACATATTGTCTCTCCAAAAGAACAGTTTCTGGAGATGAACAAAACGAAGGAAGGCTATTTTCAACTGACAGTTGAAAATATTTATCCTGGGGCAACCTATTTCTATCGCCTCGATTCCGGTCAGGATCTCCCTGACCCGGCTTCTCATTTTCAACCAGAAGGTGTACATGGCCCTTCTCAGGTGATTGACCATTCAAACTACCAGTGGAAAGATAAGGTCTGGAAAGGAATTGAGTCGAAAGACATGATTCTCTATGAGATGCACTTGGGTACCTTCACACCGGAAGGCACATTTAATTCTATGATTGACCGTTTGGCTGATCTGGCGGATACTGGTATAAATGCCATTGAAATTATGCCTATTTCGCAGTTCCCTGGTAACCGCAACTGGGGCTATGATGGGGTTCATCCCTATTCCGTTCAAAATTCTTATGGCACTCCCGATGACCTTCGGCAACTGGTAGATGCTTGTCATGCCCATGGAATTGCCGTAATTCTGGATATGGTGTATAACCATCTTGGTCCGGAAGGAAATTATTTTGGTTTATTCGGGCCATATTTCACCGATGCCTACAAAACCCCTGGGGTTCGGCTATCAATTTTGACGGTGACTACTCGGATGGCGTACGGGATTTCTTTGCAGAAAATGCTTTGTTCTGGCTTTCTGCCTACCACCTGGATGGCCTGCGTCTGGATGCCATTCATACCGTGTACGACAATGGAGCTATCCATTTCTGGGAATATACTTCAGAAAAGGTAA
- a CDS encoding alpha-amylase family glycosyl hydrolase has product MDQTQQPKHLWWQKGIIYQIYPRSFMDSNADGVGDIQGIITKLDYLQWLGIQAIWVSPVYPSPMADFGYDIADYTGIHPLFGSLKDFDALLKQVHGRGMKLILDLVPNHSSDQHPWFLESRSSRDNPKRDWYLWHDPGKDGGPPNNWLSVFGGSGWEWDETTSQYYYHAFLKEQPDLNWRNPEVQQAMLDAMRFWMDRGVDGFRVDVMWHMVKDNQWRNNPPNPDYKPHMATYEKLTPAYSTDQPEVHEIVGMMRRLMDEYEDRLIIGEIYLPIHKLVTYYGINNQGAHLPFNFQLIALPWNARQISSTIDQYEGALPANGWPNWVLGNHDQSRIASRVGKSQARVAAMLLLTLRGTPTIYYGDEIGMHDVAIPEEEVQDPQGLNMPGLNLSRDPFRTPMQWDDSLNAAFTTGKPWLRLAEDYKRNNVQAQKDDAESMLTLYRRLIELRNTEPALHIGNYIPVYTENDLLAFIREADKRFLVVLNLSHAPGYFTPTDVEIHGRILLSTCADRQLNEVQGKITLNGDEGLLIELF; this is encoded by the coding sequence ATGGATCAAACACAACAACCTAAGCACCTCTGGTGGCAAAAAGGAATTATCTACCAGATTTATCCCCGTTCTTTTATGGACAGCAATGCCGACGGGGTGGGCGATATTCAGGGAATTATTACCAAACTCGATTATTTGCAATGGCTTGGCATACAGGCTATCTGGGTTTCTCCGGTGTACCCTTCTCCCATGGCTGATTTCGGATACGATATTGCCGATTATACCGGCATTCATCCCTTGTTTGGCTCCCTTAAAGATTTTGACGCCTTGCTGAAACAGGTACATGGCAGAGGGATGAAACTCATTCTGGATCTGGTTCCCAATCATAGTTCCGATCAGCACCCCTGGTTTCTGGAATCACGTTCTTCCAGAGATAATCCCAAACGTGACTGGTATTTGTGGCACGATCCGGGTAAAGATGGTGGTCCGCCCAATAACTGGCTGAGCGTATTTGGCGGCAGCGGATGGGAATGGGATGAAACTACCAGCCAGTATTATTACCATGCCTTTCTGAAAGAACAACCAGACTTAAACTGGCGCAATCCGGAGGTGCAGCAAGCCATGCTGGATGCGATGCGTTTCTGGATGGATAGGGGTGTAGATGGTTTCCGGGTTGATGTGATGTGGCATATGGTTAAGGATAACCAGTGGCGGAATAATCCACCTAATCCAGATTATAAGCCCCATATGGCTACCTACGAAAAACTGACTCCTGCGTATTCTACCGACCAGCCTGAAGTACATGAGATTGTAGGCATGATGCGCCGCCTGATGGATGAGTATGAAGACCGGTTAATCATCGGAGAAATTTATCTGCCTATACACAAACTGGTTACCTATTATGGCATTAATAATCAGGGGGCTCACCTGCCTTTCAACTTCCAGTTGATTGCACTTCCCTGGAATGCCCGCCAGATTTCCTCAACTATAGACCAGTATGAAGGTGCATTGCCCGCAAATGGATGGCCTAACTGGGTATTAGGCAACCATGACCAATCACGTATTGCAAGCCGGGTAGGCAAATCTCAGGCCAGGGTGGCAGCTATGCTATTGCTTACGCTTAGGGGAACACCCACTATCTATTATGGCGACGAAATTGGCATGCACGATGTAGCCATTCCGGAGGAAGAAGTACAAGATCCACAAGGATTAAACATGCCTGGATTAAATTTAAGCCGTGACCCTTTCCGTACTCCTATGCAATGGGATGATAGCCTGAATGCCGCATTTACTACCGGAAAACCCTGGCTTCGGCTGGCAGAGGATTACAAGCGCAATAACGTGCAGGCGCAGAAAGATGACGCTGAATCTATGCTGACCTTATACCGCCGGTTGATTGAATTACGTAATACGGAACCGGCTTTACACATTGGCAATTATATCCCGGTTTATACAGAAAATGATTTGCTGGCATTTATCCGGGAAGCCGACAAGCGTTTTCTGGTTGTGTTGAATCTGAGCCATGCCCCCGGATATTTTACCCCAACTGATGTTGAAATTCATGGCCGTATTCTACTCAGTACCTGTGCTGACCGCCAGTTGAATGAGGTACAGGGAAAAATCACTTTAAACGGTGATGAAGGCCTACTGATTGAGTTATTTTAA
- a CDS encoding phytanoyl-CoA dioxygenase family protein, translated as MHTTPSKVKDLSKVQGLISDLFRKPKTGQEWEAYRISQEQINFFHENGYLAGIKLLTDEQIEVLRNELSWLFDPNYPGNELFYEYHSNESSDPNAVLFHALGAWRITPGFHDVLWNPAFVMAASQLLGGSVRFWHDQLFCKPAKHGGVVAWHQDYSYWTRTKPMSHLTCWTALDDADIQNGCLYYIPGSHKWNLLDMPELAGDMNGIQRFLSEEQKAQFKPVAIELKKGYGTFHHPLMVHGSYENKTDRPRRAFVINVFKDGVISDSDQELLAGVPAIHKGQKMQGDFFPLLYEA; from the coding sequence ATGCATACTACACCCTCCAAAGTAAAAGACCTTTCCAAAGTTCAGGGCTTGATCAGCGATCTATTCCGGAAGCCGAAAACCGGGCAGGAATGGGAAGCTTACAGAATTTCGCAGGAACAAATTAATTTTTTTCATGAAAATGGCTATCTGGCAGGAATCAAATTACTTACGGATGAGCAGATTGAAGTACTACGGAATGAGTTGAGTTGGCTGTTTGATCCGAATTATCCGGGGAATGAATTATTTTATGAGTACCATTCCAACGAATCAAGTGATCCGAATGCCGTACTGTTTCATGCACTAGGTGCCTGGCGCATTACGCCTGGGTTTCATGATGTACTCTGGAATCCGGCTTTTGTGATGGCAGCCAGCCAGTTGCTGGGTGGCTCGGTACGTTTCTGGCACGACCAGCTGTTTTGCAAACCGGCAAAACATGGAGGTGTAGTGGCCTGGCACCAGGATTATTCATATTGGACCCGCACTAAACCCATGTCGCATCTTACCTGCTGGACGGCCCTGGATGATGCAGATATACAGAATGGCTGTTTATATTATATTCCTGGTAGCCACAAATGGAACTTGCTGGATATGCCGGAACTGGCCGGAGATATGAATGGCATTCAGCGTTTTCTTTCCGAAGAACAAAAAGCACAATTTAAACCGGTAGCTATTGAGTTGAAAAAAGGATATGGCACTTTTCACCATCCGCTAATGGTACATGGTTCCTACGAAAATAAAACCGACCGCCCCAGAAGAGCCTTTGTGATCAATGTGTTTAAAGACGGCGTGATTTCAGATTCTGATCAGGAATTACTGGCTGGCGTACCGGCTATTCACAAAGGGCAGAAGATGCAGGGCGATTTTTTTCCATTACTATACGAGGCATAA
- a CDS encoding PAS domain-containing protein, whose protein sequence is MKSNLLSFRVVKSTTLENLKLIIEQRESEIKSATDFIKEIEKGNLEFTYSQTDSAQSNGLAVSLLSMRDQMKKVAEDEKERKWVTEGLARFVEILRSNTNENQSLADDIISHLVKYMNANQGGLFIVNEDDQDNPYLELVACYAYDRKKFVDKKISIGQGLAGQAYLEKDTIYMTAVPDDYVQITSGLGNALPRNILIVPLKLNDQVFGIVELASFHSIKKYQIEFVEKLGESIASAISSVKINDKTRKLLEESQLQTESMRSQEEEMRQNMEELSATQEEMQRIVRQSQEKELYLNELINSINDTILTIDLSYKIVSWNKALERNYNITVHKGFDALHLYPQEGKSQAKAAFGRALAGETFQVTETYNLEGGEENELYIAAAYSPLKDTSGEIIGALLISKNITPTMAAQKKAERLLVETQRQTEELSSTQEVMKGIMDEVQGKERFMNEIMNATKDRIFTIDKTYKIIICNQTTKEAYQQMGVTLEKGYDILSLFNPEQKATYKSYYDRALGGEYFEITQKYLFGEVEQYFSTIYSPLRNTEGEIIGAAAFGKDITETILAKNQADQLAKENQFQNEELKAQQEELHQNLEELSTTQEEMNRRQEELTHLLQRFNLVVKTTTEGLWDMIVPSSMQFNDDTPFWWADKFRQMVGYSNETDFPNRLDSWANLLHPDHKEYTLAAFNAHLIDFSGNTPYDVEYQLKLKNGQYRWFRAVGNTLRDEQGKPLRIAGTLIDIQALKDLNAFQLELEEKVKERTHELQAQEEELRQNMEELSATQEEIQRVLLESQEKEAYLREVINAMPDVIYTVDCDYKVITWNEVLEKSYNLKVEKGFNILHLYEEYQRPGIKSKYDRAIAGEGFQENETYDLGAGNELHITATYSPLKNNAGQVTGVLFISRNVTQSVAAHKKTEKLLAEVQSKEDMLNNLINITDDSIVALDKAYKIICCNQVLRDTYLQYNIKVDIGFDMMLLIPEQEKALYKSYFDRALAGETVEVSNHFKNGEIDSYVNLTYSP, encoded by the coding sequence ATGAAAAGCAATTTACTTTCATTTCGGGTAGTTAAATCCACTACCTTAGAAAACCTCAAACTGATTATTGAGCAAAGAGAATCAGAAATTAAATCTGCTACTGATTTTATCAAGGAAATCGAAAAGGGGAATCTGGAATTTACCTATTCACAAACTGATTCTGCTCAATCAAATGGCCTGGCGGTATCGTTGCTGAGTATGCGTGACCAGATGAAAAAGGTAGCAGAAGATGAAAAAGAAAGAAAATGGGTAACCGAAGGGCTTGCCAGGTTTGTAGAAATCCTCAGGTCTAATACCAACGAAAATCAATCACTGGCCGACGATATCATCAGCCATCTGGTAAAATACATGAATGCCAACCAGGGTGGCCTGTTTATAGTGAACGAAGACGACCAGGATAATCCTTATTTAGAGCTGGTAGCCTGTTATGCTTATGACAGAAAAAAATTTGTTGATAAAAAAATCTCCATTGGCCAGGGACTAGCAGGACAGGCATATCTGGAAAAGGATACCATTTATATGACTGCCGTTCCGGATGATTATGTACAAATTACATCTGGCTTAGGAAATGCCTTGCCCAGGAATATACTGATTGTTCCGCTTAAACTAAATGATCAGGTTTTTGGCATAGTAGAGCTGGCTTCTTTCCATTCTATTAAGAAATACCAGATTGAATTTGTAGAGAAACTGGGCGAAAGTATAGCCTCTGCTATTTCCAGTGTAAAAATAAACGATAAAACCCGCAAACTGCTGGAAGAATCCCAACTGCAGACAGAAAGCATGCGCTCGCAGGAAGAAGAAATGCGCCAGAACATGGAGGAACTTTCTGCTACCCAGGAAGAAATGCAGCGGATTGTAAGGCAATCGCAGGAAAAAGAACTGTACCTGAATGAATTAATCAACTCTATAAATGATACTATTCTAACGATTGATTTGAGTTATAAAATAGTTAGCTGGAACAAAGCCTTAGAAAGAAACTATAATATAACCGTACATAAAGGATTCGATGCCTTACATCTCTATCCCCAGGAGGGAAAATCACAAGCCAAAGCTGCTTTCGGGCGTGCATTGGCCGGAGAAACTTTTCAGGTGACAGAGACTTATAATCTGGAGGGAGGCGAAGAAAATGAGTTATACATTGCGGCTGCGTATAGCCCCTTAAAAGATACCTCGGGTGAAATAATCGGAGCGCTCCTTATTTCGAAGAACATAACGCCAACGATGGCTGCCCAGAAAAAAGCAGAACGTTTATTAGTGGAGACCCAGCGGCAGACAGAAGAACTTTCTTCTACCCAGGAAGTGATGAAAGGCATAATGGATGAGGTGCAGGGCAAAGAGCGTTTCATGAATGAAATCATGAATGCGACCAAGGACCGGATATTTACGATAGATAAAACGTACAAAATTATAATCTGTAACCAGACCACTAAAGAAGCCTATCAGCAGATGGGGGTTACGCTGGAAAAAGGATATGATATTCTAAGTTTATTTAATCCGGAGCAGAAAGCAACGTATAAGAGCTATTACGACCGGGCTTTGGGAGGTGAGTATTTTGAAATTACACAAAAATACCTTTTTGGAGAGGTTGAGCAATATTTCTCTACTATTTATAGCCCCCTTCGTAACACTGAGGGCGAGATTATTGGCGCTGCTGCTTTTGGAAAGGATATTACTGAAACCATACTTGCCAAAAATCAGGCAGACCAACTGGCCAAGGAAAATCAGTTTCAGAACGAAGAATTAAAAGCACAGCAAGAAGAACTTCATCAGAATCTGGAAGAGCTTTCTACCACCCAGGAAGAGATGAACAGAAGGCAGGAAGAGTTAACCCATTTGCTGCAAAGATTTAATCTGGTTGTAAAAACTACTACCGAAGGCTTGTGGGATATGATTGTTCCCAGTAGCATGCAATTTAATGATGATACTCCATTCTGGTGGGCAGACAAGTTCAGGCAGATGGTAGGCTATTCCAATGAAACCGATTTTCCGAATCGTCTGGATTCATGGGCAAATTTGTTGCATCCCGATCATAAAGAATACACGCTGGCTGCTTTCAACGCTCACCTGATAGATTTTTCAGGTAACACTCCTTATGATGTAGAATATCAACTCAAATTAAAGAATGGTCAGTATAGATGGTTCAGGGCGGTAGGTAATACATTAAGGGATGAACAAGGCAAGCCTTTACGGATAGCCGGCACCTTGATCGATATTCAGGCCTTAAAAGATTTGAATGCCTTTCAGTTAGAGTTAGAAGAAAAAGTAAAAGAAAGAACCCATGAATTGCAGGCGCAAGAAGAAGAGTTACGCCAGAACATGGAGGAACTTTCTGCTACCCAGGAAGAGATACAGCGGGTATTATTAGAATCGCAGGAGAAAGAAGCCTATCTGCGTGAAGTAATTAATGCCATGCCTGATGTGATCTATACGGTAGACTGCGATTACAAAGTTATTACCTGGAATGAAGTATTAGAAAAAAGCTATAATCTGAAGGTAGAAAAAGGCTTTAATATTTTGCATTTGTATGAGGAGTATCAGCGTCCGGGAATAAAAAGCAAGTATGACAGAGCTATAGCAGGAGAAGGTTTTCAGGAAAATGAAACCTATGACCTGGGAGCAGGCAACGAATTACACATTACAGCTACGTATAGCCCGCTAAAAAATAATGCCGGCCAGGTAACAGGTGTATTGTTTATTTCAAGAAATGTAACGCAATCTGTTGCTGCCCATAAGAAAACAGAAAAACTGTTAGCAGAAGTACAGTCTAAAGAAGATATGCTCAATAATCTGATCAATATCACAGACGATTCGATTGTGGCACTCGACAAAGCGTATAAGATTATTTGCTGTAACCAGGTTTTAAGAGACACCTATCTTCAATACAACATCAAAGTAGATATAGGATTTGATATGATGCTTTTAATTCCTGAGCAGGAAAAAGCGTTATATAAATCCTATTTTGACCGGGCATTAGCCGGAGAAACTGTGGAAGTATCCAATCATTTCAAAAATGGGGAAATAGATTCCTATGTTAACCTTACCTACAGCCCCTGA
- a CDS encoding DUF4350 domain-containing protein, producing the protein MSKTLLTVILLLLSIYLPAQQVADTLFNPIIPNPAYSQGQGPVILIDEAHQNFHTANGRFKPFASFLERDGYTIKSLSQAFSPQTLAQGKILVIANSLHPDNQTQWKLPTPSAFTEEEITAVTEWVNNGGSLFLIADHMPFPGAAEKLAASFGIKFYNGFAMQKRNHGKDIFTNKNGLQSCALTLGRNESEKVSSLQSFTGQAFQIPTTAQAVVILNDEYQILMPQMAWEFTKETPVIPASNFVQGAYMPFGGGRIVVFGEAAMFTAQLAGGKNKVGMNASSAKQNAQFLLNAIHWLDAIIE; encoded by the coding sequence ATGTCCAAAACACTGCTAACAGTTATTCTTCTTCTCTTGTCAATTTATCTGCCAGCACAGCAAGTAGCAGATACTTTATTTAATCCGATTATACCCAATCCTGCATATTCACAAGGGCAAGGTCCGGTTATACTTATAGATGAAGCACACCAGAATTTTCACACAGCCAATGGCCGTTTTAAGCCTTTTGCTTCTTTTTTAGAACGGGATGGGTATACGATAAAATCTTTATCACAAGCGTTTTCACCGCAAACACTGGCCCAGGGAAAAATACTCGTCATTGCCAACTCCTTACATCCAGATAATCAAACCCAATGGAAATTGCCTACTCCTTCCGCTTTTACAGAGGAAGAAATAACAGCCGTAACAGAATGGGTAAATAATGGAGGTTCGCTATTTCTGATCGCCGACCATATGCCGTTTCCTGGCGCGGCTGAAAAGCTGGCTGCATCCTTTGGAATAAAATTTTACAATGGATTTGCTATGCAAAAGAGAAATCATGGCAAAGATATTTTCACTAATAAGAATGGCTTACAATCCTGTGCTTTAACGCTTGGCAGAAATGAATCGGAAAAGGTTTCTTCTCTACAATCTTTTACCGGGCAGGCTTTTCAAATCCCGACAACAGCGCAAGCAGTAGTTATCCTTAATGACGAGTATCAGATTCTGATGCCCCAAATGGCCTGGGAATTTACCAAAGAAACACCCGTTATTCCGGCGAGCAACTTTGTACAAGGCGCTTATATGCCTTTTGGAGGAGGAAGAATCGTTGTATTCGGAGAAGCAGCCATGTTTACAGCCCAGCTCGCTGGGGGCAAAAATAAAGTGGGAATGAACGCTTCTTCAGCCAAGCAAAACGCTCAATTTCTGTTAAACGCCATTCACTGGCTGGATGCAATTATTGAGTAA
- a CDS encoding TolB family protein: protein MRTYAIVWMLLAYAQAFAQSPTVLLSENGIENAYPRLSKDGKRILYQSNRTGTWQLYVMTVADKSQQRLTNDTFNNNFPDWSADNEWIAFVSDRDGNEEIYLMKPDGTSLKRLTQDTSRDIHPYFSPDRKYLLFNSDREGPSLDIYRYTLETGQTERLIHSSDEETCARYSPDMKTLVLLKNNQLSDDIFLVDASSKALTNLSNTPNVYHGWPVFSADGQWIYYSSMEKGTYSIYRIKPDGTAKQQLTKTKSGEEHARVSLSAEAKLMVYNIKQRKTISIVSQSLENIPKL from the coding sequence ATGAGAACCTATGCTATTGTCTGGATGCTGCTGGCGTATGCACAAGCTTTCGCACAATCTCCCACTGTGTTGCTGTCTGAAAATGGTATTGAAAACGCTTATCCTCGTTTATCAAAGGATGGGAAACGTATTTTGTACCAGTCGAACCGTACTGGCACATGGCAGTTATATGTGATGACTGTTGCCGATAAGTCTCAACAAAGGCTTACTAACGATACTTTTAATAACAATTTCCCCGACTGGAGTGCCGATAATGAATGGATTGCTTTTGTAAGTGACCGGGATGGCAATGAAGAAATTTACCTGATGAAGCCAGATGGGACCAGTTTGAAAAGATTGACGCAGGATACATCCAGAGATATTCATCCTTACTTTAGTCCGGATAGAAAATACTTGTTATTCAACTCAGACCGGGAAGGTCCTTCTTTAGACATATACCGTTATACGCTGGAAACCGGCCAGACCGAACGGCTCATTCACTCATCCGACGAAGAAACCTGTGCCCGGTATTCCCCTGACATGAAAACCCTGGTATTGCTGAAAAACAACCAGCTCTCCGACGATATTTTTCTGGTAGATGCCAGTTCTAAAGCACTTACAAACCTCAGTAACACACCGAATGTATACCACGGATGGCCGGTGTTCAGCGCCGATGGGCAATGGATCTATTATTCTTCCATGGAAAAGGGAACATACTCCATTTATAGGATTAAACCAGATGGCACGGCCAAACAACAATTAACAAAGACAAAGTCAGGAGAAGAACATGCCAGGGTAAGTTTGTCAGCGGAGGCAAAGCTTATGGTATACAATATTAAACAACGCAAAACCATTTCCATTGTTTCCCAAAGTCTGGAAAATATACCCAAATTGTAA
- a CDS encoding energy transducer TonB, with protein sequence MRVKYLFLCIVFLSLAGCTKKTSFPAAYNNLPLTQKGRLLTAHTWKEMSVEVHKFIKGDTIQYDITKQFASVDRDDYTVFYPDGTFLFEEGKSKFTSNSAQKYQRGTWQLQEKEAVLSLTFNQSTDHYAILALTPFKMVLSLAVQTEDASYKYTLTYTPEIENNIEASLLDVPVYTEVEIAPQYPGGIEALGQMIRRKQKYPLEARKKGIEGKVLVEFIIHEDGKPGSFAVVQSLGYGCDEAAVQTLQMMPSWKPGKQKGKPVNVRMSVPIAFKLN encoded by the coding sequence ATGAGAGTAAAGTATCTATTTCTATGCATTGTTTTTCTGAGTTTAGCTGGCTGTACAAAGAAAACTTCTTTTCCTGCCGCATATAATAACCTGCCTTTAACTCAAAAGGGCAGGTTACTTACCGCACATACCTGGAAAGAAATGTCGGTAGAAGTACATAAATTTATTAAAGGAGATACCATCCAATACGACATTACCAAACAATTTGCCTCCGTTGACCGGGATGATTATACCGTGTTTTATCCGGATGGTACTTTTCTGTTTGAAGAAGGAAAATCTAAGTTCACCAGCAACAGCGCCCAGAAATACCAGAGAGGAACCTGGCAACTGCAGGAAAAAGAAGCTGTACTAAGCCTTACTTTCAATCAGTCTACAGACCATTATGCTATACTGGCCTTAACTCCTTTCAAAATGGTGCTGAGCCTGGCAGTACAAACGGAAGATGCCAGTTACAAATATACCCTCACCTACACCCCGGAGATTGAAAATAATATAGAAGCAAGCCTTTTGGATGTTCCTGTTTATACAGAAGTAGAAATTGCCCCACAATATCCTGGTGGAATCGAAGCTTTAGGTCAAATGATACGCAGGAAGCAGAAGTATCCGCTGGAAGCCAGAAAAAAAGGGATTGAAGGGAAAGTGCTGGTCGAATTTATAATCCACGAAGATGGAAAACCTGGTAGTTTTGCAGTGGTACAATCTTTAGGATATGGCTGCGACGAAGCGGCGGTGCAAACCCTGCAAATGATGCCTTCCTGGAAACCTGGCAAGCAAAAAGGGAAACCGGTAAACGTACGGATGTCTGTGCCGATCGCTTTTAAGCTGAATTAA